A genomic region of uncultured Paludibaculum sp. contains the following coding sequences:
- a CDS encoding trypsin-like serine protease yields the protein MPDIRCITADSLGFLDTISSGNRRNRVFTVVGYGMQSYIKPFNSDIWERHFGQVRLVELKSTFNGDKASAKLTNNPGSTSGGSCYGDSGGSAFYSTTNMVVAVVSWGITPCIGVDRNFRINTPAAQDFVRQYLH from the coding sequence TTGCCGGATATCCGTTGCATCACGGCGGATTCGCTGGGCTTCCTAGACACCATCAGCAGCGGCAACAGAAGGAACAGGGTGTTCACCGTGGTGGGCTACGGAATGCAAAGCTACATCAAGCCCTTCAACTCCGACATCTGGGAGCGCCACTTTGGTCAAGTCCGCCTGGTGGAGCTAAAGAGCACGTTCAACGGCGACAAGGCGAGCGCCAAGCTCACCAACAACCCCGGGAGCACTTCGGGCGGCTCGTGTTACGGCGACTCCGGCGGGTCCGCCTTCTACAGCACAACGAACATGGTCGTAGCGGTGGTCTCATGGGGTATCACGCCATGTATCGGTGTGGACCGCAACTTCCGCATCAACACGCCCGCGGCGCAGGATTTCGTACGCCAGTACCTGCATTGA
- a CDS encoding SRPBCC family protein — protein MSATRVTQFVNAPRERVYGALLDAAAVAKWKVPDGMTCQVHEFDARQGGFFRVSLTYDAPEAAGKTSAHTDTYHGWFVELVPNERVVETVEFETADPALEGKMTITTTLTDRNGGTEIVGLHDGLPTGVPPEDNEQGWRMALAKLAALVEAG, from the coding sequence ATGAGCGCGACCCGCGTGACCCAATTCGTGAACGCACCGCGTGAACGAGTCTATGGCGCACTCCTCGACGCGGCCGCGGTCGCCAAATGGAAAGTCCCGGACGGCATGACCTGCCAGGTACATGAGTTCGACGCCCGCCAGGGCGGCTTCTTCCGTGTCTCGCTGACCTACGATGCGCCGGAGGCGGCAGGCAAAACATCCGCACACACGGACACCTACCACGGCTGGTTCGTGGAACTCGTGCCCAATGAGAGAGTCGTGGAAACAGTGGAATTCGAAACCGCGGATCCGGCCCTGGAAGGCAAGATGACGATCACAACCACACTCACGGACAGGAACGGCGGCACCGAAATAGTGGGCTTGCACGACGGCCTGCCGACGGGCGTGCCGCCAGAGGACAACGAGCAGGGCTGGCGCATGGCGCTAGCCAAGCTCGCCGCCCTCGTAGAGGCAGGCTAG
- a CDS encoding pyrroline-5-carboxylate reductase: MTLGFVGTGAITEAIVTGLSTPGGPDHPIRLSPRNASVAAALAARFSNVSVCASNQAVLDTCDTVVVAVRPQVAPEVLSALRFSSSHTVISLIAGFSALRIADLVNPATRISRAIPLPSVAQRRSPIAVYPPQSAAADLFAPLGQIFGIETEAHLNAFSTATSTMAAYFAFMGHIASWVAAKGIAEQQARQYIALLFAGLADTGLETSERTASDLAAAHSTPGGLNEQLLRHLTDHQVFDTLTEALDAVHRRAVGGPA; encoded by the coding sequence ATGACTCTTGGATTCGTTGGAACAGGCGCCATCACGGAAGCCATCGTCACCGGCCTCAGTACACCAGGGGGACCCGACCACCCCATCCGGCTGTCGCCGCGCAATGCGTCCGTCGCCGCCGCCCTGGCGGCCCGGTTCAGCAACGTCTCCGTCTGCGCATCCAACCAGGCCGTACTCGATACGTGCGACACCGTCGTCGTTGCGGTGCGTCCTCAAGTCGCGCCCGAAGTTCTCTCCGCCCTACGCTTCTCGTCCAGCCATACCGTTATCAGCCTGATAGCTGGATTCTCGGCGCTCCGCATCGCGGACCTTGTGAATCCAGCTACTCGCATCTCGAGAGCCATTCCGCTGCCGTCGGTCGCCCAAAGACGCAGCCCCATCGCAGTCTATCCGCCGCAAAGTGCCGCCGCCGACCTGTTTGCCCCCTTGGGACAGATCTTCGGGATCGAGACAGAGGCCCACCTCAACGCCTTCAGCACCGCCACGTCCACCATGGCGGCCTATTTTGCATTCATGGGGCACATTGCCTCTTGGGTGGCCGCGAAGGGCATTGCGGAACAGCAGGCCCGGCAGTACATCGCCCTCCTGTTCGCCGGACTCGCCGACACTGGCCTGGAGACGTCCGAGCGGACAGCCAGCGATCTCGCAGCGGCTCACTCCACACCCGGCGGATTGAACGAACAACTCCTTCGCCACTTGACGGATCACCAGGTGTTCGACACCCTCACGGAAGCTCTCGACGCCGTTCACCGCAGGGCGGTCGGAGGCCCGGCGTAG